One window from the genome of Haloprofundus halobius encodes:
- a CDS encoding M24 family metallopeptidase — MEPDLSSLSEHLGSEGFDGYLLDADGGDSNQLYLSGFDAPDPFVTVFTGDETRLLVSGLEYGRAKKESRADAVFRFADYDFRQRLAEYGPKEGRARTIAAFLDDAEVKSVLAPERFPLGTADGLREQGGDVTAESRDVLGDIRAVKTDEEVDNVRAAQKANEAAMRAAENLIRAADIAADGTLVYEGEPLTSERVQQEIEITLLREGCALDETIVACGEHAADPHDRGSGPLLANESIIVDIFPRSKATKYHADMTRTFVKGEPSDEIREWFELTAEAKDAAFDALEPGATGADVHDAVCDVYEDAGHATFRSDPTTETGFIHSTGHGVGLDVHEGPRLSPDGEELKPGHVVTIEPGLYDPAVGGVRIEDIAVVTEDGYENFTDYPVELVVD; from the coding sequence ATGGAACCTGACCTCTCCTCGCTCTCCGAGCATCTCGGCTCCGAAGGCTTCGACGGCTACCTCCTCGACGCCGACGGCGGCGACTCCAACCAGTTGTACCTCTCGGGGTTCGACGCGCCCGACCCCTTCGTCACCGTCTTCACCGGCGACGAGACCCGTCTGCTCGTCAGCGGACTGGAGTACGGTCGCGCGAAGAAGGAGAGTCGCGCCGACGCCGTCTTCCGATTCGCCGACTACGACTTCCGGCAGCGACTCGCCGAGTACGGCCCGAAGGAGGGTCGTGCCCGAACTATCGCCGCGTTTCTGGACGACGCGGAGGTAAAATCCGTGCTCGCGCCCGAACGCTTCCCGCTCGGCACCGCCGACGGCCTCCGCGAACAGGGCGGCGACGTGACCGCCGAGTCGCGCGACGTGCTCGGCGACATCCGCGCGGTGAAGACCGACGAGGAAGTCGACAACGTGCGCGCCGCCCAGAAGGCGAACGAAGCGGCGATGCGAGCCGCCGAGAATCTCATCCGCGCCGCCGACATCGCCGCCGACGGCACACTCGTCTACGAGGGCGAACCGCTCACGAGCGAGCGCGTCCAGCAAGAGATCGAGATTACGCTCCTGCGTGAGGGCTGTGCGCTCGACGAGACCATCGTCGCCTGCGGCGAGCACGCGGCCGACCCGCACGACCGCGGGAGTGGGCCTCTTCTGGCGAACGAATCCATCATCGTCGATATCTTCCCGCGGAGCAAAGCCACGAAGTACCACGCGGACATGACGCGGACGTTCGTCAAGGGTGAACCGAGCGACGAGATTCGCGAGTGGTTCGAACTGACCGCCGAGGCGAAGGACGCGGCGTTCGACGCGCTCGAACCCGGCGCGACGGGGGCGGACGTCCACGACGCGGTCTGCGACGTGTACGAGGACGCGGGCCACGCGACGTTCCGAAGCGACCCGACCACAGAAACAGGATTCATCCACAGCACCGGCCACGGTGTCGGCCTCGACGTCCACGAAGGCCCCCGGCTCAGCCCCGACGGCGAGGAGCTGAAACCCGGCCACGTCGTCACCATCGAACCCGGCCTCTACGACCCGGCGGTCGGCGGCGTCCGCATCGAGGACATCGCCGTCGTCACCGAGGACGGCTACGAGAACTTCACCGACTACCCCGTCGAACTCGTCGTCGACTGA
- the aroC gene encoding chorismate synthase produces MNGNGFGRLFQFSTYGESHGDAMGVVVSGCPAGVELDEEEIQRELDRRKPGQSMITTSRGEPDEVAIHSGLQNGYTTGTPIGMTIENKDARSGKYEPFVTAPRPSHGDFTYSAKFGTRNWGGGGRSSARETVNWVAAGAVARQVLEQSEYGIQIKAHVNKIGDVEAPEVTFEEMLEHTEENDIRCAHPETAEKMRELTDEYQKQGDSIGGSIYFEARGVPRGLGAPRFESFPSRLGRAMFSIPATTSVEYGLGKEASEWTGHDRNEDWEFGEEGDPVPVGNKHGGLQGGITTGQPIYGEATWHAPTSIPKEQTTVDWETGEEKEVQVVGRHDPVLPPRAVPVVEAMLWVTVLDFMLLAGRINPDRLDGQVGEYDTEYHPSSPENQ; encoded by the coding sequence ATGAACGGCAACGGCTTCGGACGACTGTTCCAGTTTTCGACCTACGGCGAGAGCCACGGCGACGCGATGGGCGTCGTCGTCAGCGGCTGTCCCGCGGGCGTCGAACTCGACGAGGAGGAGATTCAGCGAGAACTCGACCGGCGCAAACCCGGCCAGTCGATGATAACGACGAGCAGAGGCGAACCCGACGAGGTGGCCATCCACAGCGGGCTCCAAAATGGATATACGACGGGCACGCCCATCGGGATGACCATCGAGAACAAGGACGCGCGCTCGGGCAAGTACGAACCGTTCGTCACCGCGCCGCGACCCTCCCACGGCGACTTCACGTACTCTGCTAAATTCGGCACGCGCAACTGGGGCGGCGGCGGGCGCTCGTCCGCGCGCGAGACGGTGAACTGGGTCGCCGCGGGCGCGGTCGCCCGGCAAGTCTTGGAGCAGTCCGAATACGGTATCCAGATCAAAGCGCACGTCAACAAAATCGGCGACGTCGAGGCTCCCGAGGTGACGTTCGAGGAGATGCTCGAACACACAGAGGAGAACGACATCCGCTGTGCGCACCCCGAGACGGCGGAGAAGATGCGCGAACTCACCGACGAGTACCAGAAACAGGGCGACTCCATCGGCGGGAGCATCTACTTCGAGGCCCGCGGCGTTCCGCGAGGCCTCGGTGCGCCGCGCTTCGAGTCGTTCCCCTCGCGCCTCGGCCGGGCGATGTTCTCGATTCCGGCGACGACGAGCGTCGAGTACGGCCTCGGCAAGGAGGCCAGCGAGTGGACCGGTCACGACCGTAACGAGGACTGGGAGTTCGGAGAAGAGGGCGACCCAGTCCCCGTGGGCAACAAACACGGCGGCCTGCAGGGCGGCATCACGACGGGCCAACCGATCTACGGCGAGGCGACGTGGCACGCGCCCACGTCGATTCCGAAAGAGCAGACGACCGTCGACTGGGAGACCGGCGAGGAGAAAGAGGTGCAGGTCGTCGGCCGCCACGATCCGGTGCTGCCGCCACGTGCGGTGCCCGTCGTGGAGGCGATGCTGTGGGTGACAGTACTGGACTTCATGCTGTTGGCGGGGCGCATCAATCCCGACCGCTTGGACGGACAGGTCGGCGAGTACGACACCGAGTACCACCCGAGTAGTCCGGAGAACCAGTAA
- a CDS encoding 2-oxoacid:acceptor oxidoreductase subunit alpha, with amino-acid sequence MTNDELIWRIAGGSGDGIASTSQNFAKALMRSGLNVFTHRHYPSRIRGGHTYTEIRASADPVKSRGDGYNFLLALGDSFARNPQQNAYYGNEEIKPLSENLDELREGGVIIYDSGLLDASEIEDFDERVEENDWHVYDLDLRTMAREHGREVMRNTAGVGATCALAGIDLEWIEELMTDAMPEKILEPNLEILHEAYEMVESEYDVDAHDVKIPEGEHDEEQVLMSGSDAIAYGAIDEGCRFIAGYPMTPWTEVFTIMSQNLPELGGISEQVEDEIAAAALALGASHAGVKAMSGSSGGGFALMSEPLGLAEMTETPVVLIEAMRAGPSTGMPTKPEQGDLEHVLYTSQGDSHRIVFAPGTVAEAYTQTRKAFQIAYEYQIPSIVLYDQKLGGELVNVPASHFDEEPNPSLGSTLTEAEIADAPHDDSGKFSRFSYDTPEDNGVAPRSIPGQKGGRFLATGNEHMPEGHISEDPENRVFQMNKRMRKLEAIREELDGEVVNNSEYGEEDAQYGFLTFGSQQGTVEEAVDRLNEDGHSVKMLGVSEMAPYPVEQVSEFIESVDEVLVVEMNASAQFRGLTQKEVGRYGDKLSSLLKYNGNPFEPQDIVEGFEVNIVENDDHPHTRTKYVPAAGD; translated from the coding sequence ATGACTAACGACGAACTCATCTGGCGAATCGCAGGGGGATCCGGGGACGGGATCGCCTCGACGAGCCAGAACTTCGCGAAGGCCCTGATGCGCTCGGGCCTCAACGTTTTCACGCATCGACACTATCCGTCGCGGATTCGCGGCGGCCACACGTACACCGAGATTCGGGCCTCCGCCGACCCCGTCAAGTCCCGTGGGGACGGCTACAACTTCCTGCTCGCGCTGGGTGACTCGTTCGCCCGGAACCCGCAGCAGAACGCCTACTACGGCAACGAGGAGATCAAACCGCTCTCGGAGAACCTCGACGAACTCCGCGAGGGCGGCGTCATCATCTACGACTCCGGCTTGCTCGACGCGTCGGAAATCGAAGACTTCGACGAACGAGTCGAGGAGAACGACTGGCACGTCTACGACCTCGACCTGCGCACGATGGCCCGCGAACACGGCCGCGAGGTCATGCGCAACACCGCCGGCGTCGGCGCGACCTGCGCGCTCGCGGGCATCGACCTCGAGTGGATCGAGGAACTGATGACCGACGCGATGCCCGAGAAGATTCTCGAACCGAACCTCGAGATTCTCCACGAGGCGTACGAGATGGTCGAATCGGAGTACGACGTCGACGCCCACGACGTGAAGATTCCCGAGGGCGAACACGACGAAGAGCAGGTGCTCATGTCCGGGTCGGACGCCATCGCCTACGGCGCCATCGACGAAGGCTGCCGCTTCATCGCGGGCTACCCGATGACGCCGTGGACCGAGGTGTTCACCATCATGTCGCAGAACCTGCCCGAACTCGGCGGCATCTCCGAGCAGGTCGAAGACGAGATCGCCGCGGCGGCGCTCGCACTCGGCGCGAGCCACGCGGGCGTCAAGGCCATGTCCGGGTCGTCCGGCGGCGGCTTCGCGCTGATGTCGGAGCCGCTCGGCCTCGCGGAGATGACCGAGACGCCCGTCGTCCTCATCGAGGCGATGCGCGCCGGGCCCTCGACCGGGATGCCGACGAAACCCGAACAGGGCGACCTCGAACACGTCCTGTACACCTCGCAGGGCGACTCGCACCGCATCGTCTTCGCGCCCGGCACGGTCGCCGAGGCGTACACGCAGACGCGCAAGGCGTTCCAGATCGCCTACGAGTACCAGATTCCGAGCATCGTGCTCTACGACCAGAAGCTCGGCGGCGAACTCGTGAACGTGCCGGCGAGCCACTTCGACGAGGAGCCGAACCCGTCGCTGGGTTCGACCTTGACGGAGGCCGAAATCGCGGACGCGCCGCACGACGACTCCGGCAAGTTCTCCCGCTTCAGCTACGACACGCCCGAGGACAACGGTGTCGCGCCGCGGTCGATTCCCGGCCAGAAGGGCGGCCGCTTCCTCGCCACCGGTAACGAGCACATGCCCGAGGGGCACATCAGCGAGGACCCCGAGAACCGCGTGTTCCAGATGAACAAGCGGATGCGCAAACTCGAAGCTATCCGCGAGGAACTCGACGGCGAGGTCGTCAACAACTCCGAGTACGGCGAGGAGGACGCCCAGTACGGTTTCCTCACCTTCGGCAGCCAGCAGGGTACCGTCGAGGAGGCCGTCGACCGTCTCAACGAGGACGGCCACTCGGTGAAGATGCTCGGCGTCAGCGAGATGGCGCCGTACCCGGTCGAACAGGTGAGTGAGTTCATCGAGAGCGTCGACGAGGTGCTCGTCGTCGAGATGAACGCCTCCGCGCAGTTCCGCGGGCTGACCCAGAAGG
- a CDS encoding SDR family oxidoreductase encodes MTEKPLDGRVAFITGTSRGIGKALALAFADAGAAVVSTGKTMDEHERLPGTVTQTTEEIRERGGDSIALQLDVRDESNVEEAIERTVDEFGGLDIVVNNAGAIQFGGVDEIPAKRFDLLMDVNARGAYVTSRAALPYLRESDHAHVVMNSPPTTMEPSPGKAAYALSKYGMTFLARSLADELQSDEIAVNSIWPVSAIETEATRHFELGQPEDWRTPQIVVDAMLELVTRDPTECTGNEFYDEELLREAGVSEFSQYAVVEGTDPGPTSARLFDSGYGQNG; translated from the coding sequence ATGACCGAGAAACCGCTCGACGGGCGCGTCGCGTTCATCACCGGAACCAGTCGAGGCATCGGGAAGGCGCTGGCGCTCGCCTTCGCCGACGCCGGGGCCGCCGTCGTCTCGACGGGGAAGACGATGGACGAACACGAGCGCCTGCCGGGGACCGTCACCCAGACGACCGAGGAGATACGCGAACGCGGCGGCGACTCCATCGCGCTGCAACTCGACGTGCGCGACGAGTCGAACGTCGAGGAGGCCATCGAACGGACCGTCGACGAGTTCGGCGGGCTCGACATCGTCGTCAACAACGCCGGTGCCATCCAGTTTGGCGGCGTCGACGAGATTCCCGCGAAACGGTTCGACCTCCTGATGGATGTCAACGCCCGCGGGGCGTACGTGACGTCGCGCGCGGCGCTGCCGTACCTCCGCGAGAGCGACCACGCCCACGTCGTGATGAACTCGCCGCCGACGACGATGGAACCGTCGCCCGGAAAGGCAGCGTACGCGCTCTCGAAGTACGGGATGACGTTCCTCGCACGCTCGCTCGCCGACGAGCTCCAGAGCGACGAGATCGCCGTCAACAGCATCTGGCCCGTCTCGGCCATCGAGACGGAGGCGACGCGGCACTTCGAACTCGGCCAACCCGAGGACTGGCGTACTCCCCAAATCGTCGTCGACGCGATGCTCGAACTCGTGACGCGCGACCCGACCGAGTGCACGGGTAACGAGTTCTACGACGAGGAACTGCTTCGGGAGGCCGGAGTTTCGGAGTTCTCGCAGTACGCCGTCGTCGAGGGGACCGACCCCGGCCCCACGTCGGCGCGGCTATTCGATTCGGGTTACGGGCAGAACGGGTAA
- a CDS encoding DUF6653 family protein: MTDPAVVDSSNIDQRSLRARLQDKFWRRHSNPWSAGTRFTITPVLMYAIYHRKWRLLAAAVAFTIVNPVLFSEPERTDNWLSEVVLAEETWLDEGNGTMDFSYPNVLNVVNAVSGILALVSAIRRKPVGTVVGTAGILVFKTWWVEAIRRRTGVSER, translated from the coding sequence ATGACCGATCCCGCCGTCGTCGACTCGTCGAACATCGACCAGCGCTCACTGCGCGCGCGACTCCAAGACAAGTTCTGGCGCAGACATTCGAACCCGTGGAGTGCGGGCACGCGCTTCACCATCACGCCGGTGCTGATGTACGCTATCTACCATCGCAAGTGGCGTCTGCTCGCCGCCGCTGTCGCGTTCACAATCGTCAACCCGGTGCTGTTCTCCGAACCTGAGCGCACCGATAACTGGCTCAGCGAAGTCGTCCTCGCCGAAGAAACGTGGCTCGACGAAGGAAACGGAACGATGGACTTCAGCTACCCGAACGTCCTCAACGTAGTGAACGCCGTTTCCGGAATCTTGGCGCTTGTCTCCGCGATTCGACGGAAGCCGGTAGGTACTGTCGTCGGCACCGCTGGCATACTCGTGTTCAAGACGTGGTGGGTCGAGGCGATTCGGCGACGAACCGGCGTCAGCGAGCGGTGA
- the aroA gene encoding 3-phosphoshikimate 1-carboxyvinyltransferase: MDAELSQSRVRGTARAPPSKSYTHRAILAAGYSDGATVYDPLVSADTEATMRAVDAFGGDVTREGDTLEVDGFGGRPDVPDDVIDCANSGTTMRLVTAAAALGDGITVLTGDDSLRSRPQGPLLDAVSELGGRAESTRGNGQAPLVLKGPISGGTVSIPGDVSSQYISALLMAGAVTEEGIDIELETQLKSAPYVDITLEVLRDFGVSAESTERGFSVAGRQSYDPDGGEYRVPGDFSSISYLLAAGAVAAEEDHEVVVEGAHPSAQGDAAIVEILERMGAAIEWDRENGRITVRRSQLSGVTVDVGDTPDLLPTIATLGAIADGETRIENCEHVRYKETDRVSAMADELTEMGAVVEEERDVLTVKGGETALAGTTVDGYHDHRIVMALSVAGLVADGTTRIRGAEHVDVSFPNFFDVFTGLGADVRLRE, encoded by the coding sequence ATGGACGCGGAACTCTCTCAGTCTCGGGTACGCGGCACAGCCCGCGCGCCGCCGTCGAAGAGCTACACGCATCGGGCGATTCTCGCCGCCGGCTACAGCGACGGTGCGACCGTCTACGACCCGCTCGTGAGCGCGGATACGGAAGCGACGATGCGCGCCGTCGACGCCTTCGGCGGCGACGTGACCCGCGAGGGCGACACGCTCGAAGTCGACGGCTTCGGCGGCCGTCCGGATGTTCCAGACGACGTCATCGACTGCGCGAACAGCGGGACGACGATGCGCCTCGTCACCGCCGCCGCGGCGCTCGGCGACGGTATCACCGTGCTGACCGGTGACGACTCGCTCCGCTCACGGCCACAGGGACCGCTGCTCGACGCGGTTTCGGAGCTGGGTGGCCGCGCGGAGAGCACCCGCGGCAACGGACAGGCGCCGCTCGTCCTCAAAGGGCCGATTTCTGGGGGGACGGTGTCGATTCCGGGCGACGTGTCTTCGCAGTACATCTCGGCGCTGCTGATGGCCGGAGCAGTCACCGAGGAGGGTATCGACATCGAACTGGAGACACAGCTCAAATCCGCGCCGTACGTCGACATCACGCTCGAAGTGTTACGTGACTTCGGTGTGAGCGCCGAATCGACCGAGCGCGGCTTTTCGGTCGCCGGCAGGCAGTCCTACGACCCCGACGGCGGCGAGTACCGCGTCCCCGGCGACTTCTCGTCCATCTCGTACCTGCTCGCCGCAGGTGCCGTCGCCGCCGAGGAAGACCACGAGGTGGTCGTCGAGGGCGCGCATCCGAGCGCGCAGGGCGACGCCGCCATCGTCGAGATTCTCGAACGCATGGGCGCGGCTATCGAGTGGGACCGCGAGAACGGCCGCATCACGGTTCGGAGATCTCAGTTATCGGGCGTCACCGTCGACGTCGGCGACACGCCAGACTTGCTCCCGACAATCGCAACACTCGGCGCTATCGCCGACGGCGAGACGCGCATCGAGAACTGCGAGCACGTCCGGTACAAGGAGACCGACAGAGTGAGCGCGATGGCAGACGAGTTGACCGAGATGGGCGCAGTCGTCGAGGAAGAACGGGACGTGCTGACGGTGAAGGGTGGCGAGACTGCGCTCGCGGGCACGACGGTCGACGGTTACCACGACCACCGTATCGTGATGGCGCTTTCCGTCGCCGGACTCGTCGCCGACGGGACGACTCGGATTCGGGGTGCCGAACACGTCGACGTCTCGTTCCCGAACTTCTTCGACGTGTTCACCGGACTCGGCGCGGACGTGCGGTTGCGGGAGTAG